The DNA segment GGTTGACAGAGTAAAGAAAATCAAAACCTCAAAAATCGTTGTTTCTTAAAAAGGAAACTATTATATTTACTCAACATTAAGCTTTGAGATAAATGGATTATAAATTTAAAGTTGTTTTCCTTAAGCCAGTTTTAGATTTTCTGGAAAACCTGGATCCTAAATCTAGGGAAAAGGTAATTTATAATATTTGGAAATCTCGAAGCGTAAATGATAATGATATTTTCAAAAAACTCAATGACGAAATATGGGAATTCAGAACCTTATACAATAAACAGTACATAAGACTTTTTGCTTTTTGGGATAAATCAGACAAAAAAGACACCATCGTTATTTCAACTCACGGACTAATAAAGAAAACCGAAAAAATTCCAAAGGGAGAAATTGAAAAAGCGGAAATACTAAGGCAAAAATATTTTAACAGCAAAAGATAACAATATGAAAACATACAGTCTAGATGAAATAACTGATAAATTCATCGGTGAAAAAGGAACAAAAAATCGAGAAAATTTTGAAAATGAATTAAAACTTGATTTGATTGGTCAGACGATTAAACAAATTCGAAAAGAAAGAAATTTGACACAAGAGCAATTGGGAGCAATAGTTGGTGTAAAAAAAGCTCAGATTTCAAAGATTGAAAACAGTTTAAATGATGCAAGATTTGAAACTATTATCAAAGTTTTCAAAGCGCTTAACGCGAAAATTAATTTCAATGTAGAATTACTAAATTAAAATTTCTATATTATTTAAAATTCCTCATAGCTACTTAATTCTTTTCAAAAGTAAAAAATTCGCACAATTGATCAATATTATTTCAATATAAAATTCTGCGAAACAATTTATTTGAAACTGTTCATTCGTAATTGGAGCAATCTCATAGAAAGCTATTATTTACTAATAAAATCTTCCTCCCTTTACGCTGATTGCTAATCGCTGAAAGCTAATTTCTTTTACCTCCTTCCCCAACGTTTATAAATTTTGCCGAGAGGCAGACAACAACTCTCTCTACTTCCGCAATTTTCTAGCAAAAGCAAAATCACTCAAGATTAAATGATTATTTTTGCCAAATAAATAGAAGAAATATTATGCTAATCATTGGAATTGCAGGTGGAACGGGAAGTGGAAAAACAACCGTAGTACATCAGATAATGAACGAATTGCCTGAGACTGAAGTTGGAATTATATCGCAAGATTCTTATTATAAAGAGACAACTGAACTTAGCTTTGATGAACGTGCACTGATAAATTTTGACCATCCTCGTGCCATTGACTTTGAACTTTTGGTAGATCATCTTAAAGAACTAAAAGCTGGTAATGTAATTGAGCAACCAATTTATTCGTTTGTAACTCACAATCGTACCACCGATACTATCATTACGCATCCCAGAAAAGTGATGATCGTAGAGGGGATTTTGATTTTGGCTAATGCCGAATTAAGAGAAATGTGTGACATCAAAATTTTTGTTCACGCCGATCCTGACGAGAGACTTATCCGAAGATTAAAACGTGATATCGCCGAGCGAGGGCGCGATCTTGACGAGGTTTTAAACAGGTATCAAACTACTTTAAAACCAATGCACGAGCAGTTTATCGAGCCTACGAAAGCTTTTGCAGATATTATTATTCCAAACGACAAATACAATACTGTGGCAATTGATGTGGTGCGAGCGGTAATTACACAGCGATTAGTGTAAAATAAGTTGTATTTTTAATGGTACATTTACCAATTGATACTAATAAATTATTTTCAACTATAAGTATCTCCATTTTTGAGCAATGAAAAATCCCTATAAAGACAGAAACTGGTTCAAATTCATAAGCAATAAGTACATTTGGGTACTTTTGTTTTTTGTGAGTTGGATGCTTTTTTTGGACAACTATTCATATCTGGATCACAGGCTTTTGAATAAGCAAATTCAGGAGTTGGAAGATAATAAAGAGTATTATAAAGAAGAGATTAATCAGGATTTGAAAAGTATAAAATCTTTTAAGAATCCAGATCAAATCGAAAAATACGCAAGAGAAAAATATTATATGAAGCGGGAGAATGAAGACATTTACATCATCGAATTTGAAGATGAAAATGGCGAGAAAGTCGAACGTTGATTTTAAATAAAATAGCTACATCTAATGTCAGAGCCAGTATACAGCAATTTCGATCCTATAAGTTCGAAGCAGTGGAAACAACAAATACAATTTGACCTCAAAGGCGCAGATTACAATGAGACGCTTATTTGGGAAAGCCTTGAAAATATTAAGGTAAAACCATTTTACCATGGAGACGAAGACAATTCTGTACTTCAAACCAGAAAAAAATCAGACGGATTTTTAGTTTGCCAAGACATATTTGTATATGATTTGGAGAAATCAATTTTTCGCGCCAACGACAGTTTAAATCGCGGTGCCGAAAGTTTGTATTTCATTATCGAAGACAAAAATCTTGATATCAGTCGACTTATTAAGGAAGTTGCAATCGACAACACAACCATTTATTTTGAACTGCGTTTCCTTTCTGCCGAATTTACGAAAGATTTAGATTTAGCTGTGGCTAATAGAAATGCGACAGTTTTCGTATTATTAGATCCGATTCACAATTTGGCCAAAGACGGGAATTGGTTTGAAAGTACTCCAACTGATAATTTGGAATTCTTGAAATTGCAGACAGAAACTCTAAAATCTGCTTCTGCCCTTTCAGTTGATGCAAGTCTTTATCAAAATGCGGGAGCAAATATTGTTCAGCAATTGGCTTATACACTTGCGCACGCAAACGAATATTTGAATACGGTTGAATCAACTGATAAGCCGATGCTTTTGCAAATGGCAATTGGTTCGAACTACTTTTTCGAAATTGCCAAATTCCGAGCAATGCGGGTTCTTTATGAAACGCTTGCAAAAGAGTATAACAGCAATATTGAATGTCATATTTTGGCAAAGCCAAGCAAGCGCAACAAAACTATTTATGATTACAACGTAAATTTATTACGCTCTACGACCGAATGTATGAGCGCAATTTTGGGCGGAGCTGATTCAGTTTCAAATATGCCTTACGATGTGCTTTACCATAAAAGCAATGAATTTGGGGAGCGTATTTCTCGAAATCAATTGCTGATTATGAAAGAGGAAAGTTATCTAGACAAAGTTGGGAATCCTGCAGACGGAAGCTATTATATCGAATCGCTGACTAAGCAACTTGCAGAAAAGGCACTTGCATT comes from the Flavobacterium ardleyense genome and includes:
- a CDS encoding type II toxin-antitoxin system RelE/ParE family toxin yields the protein MDYKFKVVFLKPVLDFLENLDPKSREKVIYNIWKSRSVNDNDIFKKLNDEIWEFRTLYNKQYIRLFAFWDKSDKKDTIVISTHGLIKKTEKIPKGEIEKAEILRQKYFNSKR
- a CDS encoding helix-turn-helix domain-containing protein gives rise to the protein MKTYSLDEITDKFIGEKGTKNRENFENELKLDLIGQTIKQIRKERNLTQEQLGAIVGVKKAQISKIENSLNDARFETIIKVFKALNAKINFNVELLN
- the udk gene encoding uridine kinase yields the protein MLIIGIAGGTGSGKTTVVHQIMNELPETEVGIISQDSYYKETTELSFDERALINFDHPRAIDFELLVDHLKELKAGNVIEQPIYSFVTHNRTTDTIITHPRKVMIVEGILILANAELREMCDIKIFVHADPDERLIRRLKRDIAERGRDLDEVLNRYQTTLKPMHEQFIEPTKAFADIIIPNDKYNTVAIDVVRAVITQRLV
- a CDS encoding FtsB family cell division protein, with the protein product MKNPYKDRNWFKFISNKYIWVLLFFVSWMLFLDNYSYLDHRLLNKQIQELEDNKEYYKEEINQDLKSIKSFKNPDQIEKYAREKYYMKRENEDIYIIEFEDENGEKVER
- a CDS encoding methylmalonyl-CoA mutase subunit beta codes for the protein MSEPVYSNFDPISSKQWKQQIQFDLKGADYNETLIWESLENIKVKPFYHGDEDNSVLQTRKKSDGFLVCQDIFVYDLEKSIFRANDSLNRGAESLYFIIEDKNLDISRLIKEVAIDNTTIYFELRFLSAEFTKDLDLAVANRNATVFVLLDPIHNLAKDGNWFESTPTDNLEFLKLQTETLKSASALSVDASLYQNAGANIVQQLAYTLAHANEYLNTVESTDKPMLLQMAIGSNYFFEIAKFRAMRVLYETLAKEYNSNIECHILAKPSKRNKTIYDYNVNLLRSTTECMSAILGGADSVSNMPYDVLYHKSNEFGERISRNQLLIMKEESYLDKVGNPADGSYYIESLTKQLAEKALALFKDIEANGGFLKQLKEGTIQRKIMENAEKEQALFDSGKEVLIGTNKHPNKNDRMSGDMELFPFQKFKSKKTILQPIVEKRLSEKSEQERLDSEKE